Proteins encoded within one genomic window of Chlorobaculum sp. MV4-Y:
- a CDS encoding pyridoxal phosphate-dependent aminotransferase, whose translation MGLSLGERCGLVMQSDIRAMSIECARMGSINLSQGICDTPVPPVVLQGAADALMQGANIYTHHAGIRELREAIADKQRRFTGVAFDAEREVVVSAGATGAMYCAFQALLNCGDEVIVFEPFYGYHVSTLRAVEAVPVFVPLDPSNGWSFSIEALDAAVTPKTKALLINTPANPSGKVFSHDELALLAEFATRHDLFVFTDEMYEHFVFGGLSHVSMASMPGMRERTITISGLSKTFSVTGWRIGYALCDSRWAASIGYFNDLFYVCAASPLQAGVTAGLRALGDDYYHGLAAEYEARRDLFCNALAEAGLEPHVPQGAYYVLASTERLPGSTAREKAMHILRETGVASVPGSAFYHDGGGENLVRFCFAKESHVLEAACEKLLKLR comes from the coding sequence ATGGGTTTGAGTCTTGGCGAGCGTTGCGGGCTGGTGATGCAGTCCGATATTCGCGCCATGTCGATCGAGTGCGCCCGCATGGGCAGCATCAATCTTTCGCAGGGAATTTGCGATACGCCGGTGCCGCCGGTGGTGCTGCAGGGCGCTGCCGATGCGTTGATGCAGGGCGCGAACATCTATACGCACCATGCAGGCATTCGCGAACTGCGCGAGGCGATTGCTGACAAGCAGCGCCGTTTCACCGGCGTGGCGTTTGACGCCGAGCGTGAGGTGGTCGTCTCCGCCGGGGCGACCGGCGCGATGTACTGCGCGTTTCAGGCGCTGCTCAATTGCGGCGACGAGGTGATCGTTTTCGAGCCGTTTTACGGTTATCACGTCTCGACGCTTCGGGCGGTCGAGGCTGTGCCGGTGTTCGTGCCGCTCGATCCGTCGAACGGCTGGTCGTTCAGTATCGAAGCCCTCGACGCGGCAGTGACGCCGAAGACCAAAGCGCTGCTCATCAATACGCCCGCCAACCCCTCCGGCAAGGTCTTTTCGCATGACGAGCTGGCGCTGCTGGCGGAGTTTGCCACTCGCCACGACCTCTTCGTCTTCACCGACGAGATGTACGAGCACTTCGTGTTCGGTGGTCTTTCGCACGTGTCGATGGCGTCGATGCCCGGCATGAGAGAGCGTACGATCACCATCTCCGGTCTCTCGAAGACTTTCAGCGTCACCGGCTGGCGTATTGGCTATGCGCTATGCGACTCACGCTGGGCCGCCTCCATTGGCTACTTCAACGATCTTTTCTATGTCTGCGCGGCATCGCCGCTCCAGGCGGGTGTTACGGCGGGGCTTCGCGCGCTCGGCGACGACTACTATCATGGTCTGGCAGCCGAATATGAGGCCAGGCGTGACCTTTTCTGTAACGCGCTCGCCGAGGCCGGACTTGAACCGCATGTGCCGCAGGGCGCGTACTACGTGCTTGCCAGCACAGAGCGTCTGCCCGGCTCGACGGCGCGGGAGAAGGCGATGCACATTCTGCGAGAAACCGGCGTCGCATCGGTGCCTGGTTCCGCTTTCTACCACGACGGCGGTGGCGAGAATCTCGTCCGTTTCTGCTTCGCAAAGGAAAGCCATGTGCTCGAAGCGGCCTGTGAGAAGCTGCTGAAGCTCAGGTAA
- a CDS encoding CPXCG motif-containing cysteine-rich protein, translating into MEIEQTVMVQCPYCAQSFEVLVDLSAGHQEYIEDCEVCCRPVSLVIDVAEDGTATVQTQGEDV; encoded by the coding sequence ATGGAGATTGAACAGACAGTGATGGTGCAGTGCCCATACTGCGCGCAGAGTTTCGAGGTGCTGGTTGATCTCTCGGCGGGGCATCAGGAGTATATCGAAGATTGCGAGGTGTGCTGCCGCCCGGTGAGCCTGGTCATCGATGTCGCCGAAGATGGCACAGCCACGGTTCAAACCCAGGGCGAGGATGTCTGA
- the ybeY gene encoding rRNA maturation RNase YbeY has protein sequence MPLQIFNTTKRTIDEALLAEVIQLVIGEEGGAVGSIEAIYCGNKMIRRINRDFLSHDYATDTITFGYNEGGEVEGEFYISLDVIESNARRFGVSVEDELLRVTIHSALHLMGYDDETSELRAAMSRREDHYLQRVRH, from the coding sequence ATGCCGCTGCAAATTTTCAACACCACGAAACGCACGATTGACGAAGCGCTTCTCGCCGAAGTCATCCAACTGGTGATCGGCGAGGAGGGCGGTGCGGTTGGCTCCATCGAAGCGATTTACTGCGGCAACAAAATGATCCGCCGCATCAACCGCGACTTCCTCAGTCACGATTACGCGACCGACACCATTACCTTCGGCTACAACGAAGGTGGGGAGGTCGAAGGCGAATTCTACATCTCGCTCGATGTGATCGAATCCAACGCCCGCCGGTTCGGCGTAAGCGTCGAGGACGAACTGCTGCGCGTGACGATCCACTCTGCTCTGCACCTCATGGGTTACGACGACGAAACTAGTGAACTGCGAGCCGCGATGAGTCGGCGGGAGGATCACTATCTTCAGCGCGTCAGGCACTGA
- a CDS encoding (2Fe-2S)-binding protein, with protein sequence MNLIINDKTAQASVGETVGKAARLNHAHVGYVCGGHGLCQACYITVQEGADCLAPLTDVEKAFLSPRQIAAGGRMACQATIAKEGMVKVLSRPEEVRRILFSNPFGLIGYAADMGRDTAQQIVPGVQNLIGRIQRGEMGGKEALGDMMESVQGAAGLIVEAIQQGPMALPFPFKDQIAGVISRLPLLQLPTLPQLPFPLPFFQQQNQAPATLEKVTITVQPPAKD encoded by the coding sequence ATGAATCTCATTATCAACGACAAAACGGCTCAGGCCTCCGTCGGTGAAACCGTCGGCAAGGCAGCCAGGCTCAATCACGCCCATGTGGGATACGTTTGCGGAGGCCACGGTCTCTGCCAGGCTTGCTACATCACCGTTCAGGAAGGGGCGGATTGTCTCGCTCCGCTCACCGATGTCGAGAAGGCGTTCCTTTCTCCGCGCCAGATCGCCGCTGGCGGTCGCATGGCCTGCCAGGCTACCATTGCTAAAGAGGGCATGGTAAAGGTGCTGTCGCGTCCGGAAGAGGTGCGCCGGATTCTTTTCAGCAACCCGTTCGGCCTGATTGGCTACGCTGCCGACATGGGCAGGGACACCGCGCAGCAGATTGTGCCGGGTGTGCAGAACCTCATCGGCCGCATCCAGCGTGGCGAGATGGGTGGTAAAGAGGCGCTTGGCGATATGATGGAGTCCGTGCAGGGTGCTGCTGGCCTTATCGTCGAGGCGATTCAGCAGGGACCGATGGCGCTTCCGTTTCCCTTCAAGGATCAGATTGCGGGCGTGATCTCCAGGCTTCCGCTGCTTCAGCTTCCCACTTTGCCGCAGCTTCCTTTCCCGCTGCCGTTCTTCCAGCAGCAGAACCAGGCTCCGGCTACGCTTGAAAAGGTAACCATCACGGTGCAGCCTCCGGCCAAAGACTGA